Proteins encoded by one window of Hylaeus volcanicus isolate JK05 chromosome 7, UHH_iyHylVolc1.0_haploid, whole genome shotgun sequence:
- the LOC128879562 gene encoding GATOR complex protein Iml1 isoform X1 yields the protein MKLYKLIVHQKTFSEEDLIINPKDHPGIKTGDVVEIYHPEVEFSRLLLQVTSFKDDLQGRETISVENNVATMFQLRTFGDVYMNVVNPDDVALNSVELTFKDQYLGRSEMWRLKNSLVNTCVYMNKKIEFCGGSIRCQVYEMWSQGDRVACGVINNDTKVVFRSSTSMVYLFIQMSSEMWDFDIHGDLYFEKAVNGFLADLFQKWKKNSSNHEVTIVLFSRTFYNATSLEEFPNHMRECLQHDYRGRFYEDFYRVVVQNERFEDWSNVLVQLRKLFTDYQKIVLEYHQKPGVTIPKAMNSTAAQGNFLEVLNMSLNVFEKHYLDRSFERTGQLSVVITPGVGVFEVDRELTNVTKQRIIDNGVGSDLVCVGEQPLHAVPLLKFHNKDTSINAPDDYSMPHWINLSFYSTNKKIPYSTFIPRIKLPQRVSKQPIENGKLQCKNKLLQEDPRECLHNTLFDYDAYDAQVFQLPSVHTSSSLQRGTTRTKKTSVASMETHNNAQILKLLKRKMSDPDIHHPPPDIHSPPAATTRSAAISIPHRMDDVASSESNGEVNESRISVKSDLTDSEISPPFRPVVGSAGSPTNTISQPTNIIRPSRALINPFDPSHVTIKLTSNRRRWTHIFPKGPTGVLIQQHHYQAVPTQMCSQSQSDTISTISGSPMEHNEISNSSQFHDHTKHKWQRLNLSLSSGDKSGNPVSSTGNKSLTLLWGATGEQEWTPALTTAIIGVDWKSLTIPACLPITTDYFPDKRSLQNDYVVSDYNLLPDDVNADFAQQRAIYKKPLTTVEVFKELVSQRLAQGFQLIILPTTNKTQSNTPGSNAVPTISSVMRGRQTESEPKEYLLSIGRIFHKISLFDNCITVTRYRPRHPYPPFNIHYLYRFHAPHHDTYEVSWVSFTTEKLENYNWNYLDHYICTRGHTDFALVEALKYWRFRVFLLPLHNSASRKFSEGSTRCDIYTPLTATEQVSLMDGFLRFIELWPNKIRRPNPNKNWNPSTLGGVPPRDPASHLTRRRHSTSLIVLTNQTSLIGSSPFRERLGSNRLPEKPRPRSGSKVMDRGRVSPASEAVLPLSLEQQQDQFDSNEDSTNMELTKIKSTTPNNEILEAMKQPQSGVGFLTQHPSLPSQTFVSADAVQWLNNHIEGGVTVEGAINIMNGMIQDKLICHASSDFSKPFILGFYLYHVVQDKENQRDYFSPTGDLQSFENEWVEVEIKAPKGWCEPTSPGIFPTISTPITIPSCDAIDESNVPSFLKDDLDLIDSVDDKDWRVPPYKHTYLDSDINNRSDRIEWGHLRYQSIYKVDHSYELVVQWVASSGSIVADLIFVWQRKAQMCGIQMVPIPSDLLALPFTLKSDPLRGPIFIPLNTECLMTNKQHLFEEFQEESYIQRLFLFQEAIVQRFGFVPCLVESTENDHQYVHVTGNAFILIPSTTNTKLRPRMATNIVRRNTGQKGYPVHPDQPSPHEAYITRHVSGKNKNDYSIDRRIGFLWSWNHMLSRKWKSSSTLTGDELFQKKLIQDFRHFCSNGDNRLRQFWECCWDVKEKSCTRTT from the exons ATGAAGCTTTATAAGTTGATAGTACATCAAAAAACCTTTAGCGAGGaagatttaataattaatccaaAAGATCATCCAGGTATAAAAACTGGAGATGTTGTTGAAATCTATCATCCAGAAGTTGAATTCAGTCGTCTGTTGTTACAAGTCACATCTTTTAAAGATGATTTACAAGGACGGGAGACAATCAGTGTGGAAAATAATGTAGCAACAATGTTTCAACTAAGAACATTTGGGGACGTTTACATGAATGTTGTAAATCCAGACGATGTTGCTTTAAATTCTGTTGAACTTACTTTTAAAGATCAGTATTTAGGGCGTAGTGAAATGTGGCGCCTAAAAAACAGCTTG GTTAACACTTGTGTATATatgaataagaaaattgaGTTCTGTGGTGGTAGCATAAGGTGTCAAGTGTATGAAATGTGGTCGCAAGGTGATCGTGTTGCTTGTggtgttataaataatgatactAAG GTTGTATTTCGTTCTTCAACAAGTATGGTATACCTTTTCATTCAAATGAGTTCAGAAATGTGGGACTTTGACATTCATGGAGActtgtattttgaaaaagcAGTGAATGGGTTTTTAGctgatttatttcaaaaatggaagaaaaatagcAGCAATCATGAAGTGACGATAGTTCTATTTTCaagaacattttataatgCTACTAGTTTGGAAGAATTCCCAAATCATATGCGTGAATGCTTACAACATGATTATAGGGGAAGATTCTATGAAGATTTCTATAGAGTAGTAGTACAAAATGAAAGATTTGAAGATTGGAGTAATGTATTAGTACAATTACGTAAACTATTTACAGATTATCAAAAGATTGTGTTAGAATATCATCAAAAGCCAGGTGTTACTATACCAAAAGCAATGAATTCAACAGCAGCACAAGGCAATTTTTTAGAAGTCTTAAACATGTCTTTAAATG TGTTTGAGAAACATTACTTAGATCGTAGTTTTGAAAGAACTGGTCAATTATCTGTAGTGATTACACCTGGTGTCGGTGTTTTTGAAGTCGATAGAGAGTTAACAAATGTTACAAAACAAAGAATTATTGATAATGGAGTTGGTAGTGATTTAGTGTGCGTTGGAGAACAACCATTACATGCAGTTCCTTTATTAAAG TTTCATAATAAAGATACATCAATTAATGCACCAGATGACTATAGTATGCCACACTGGATTAATCTCAGcttttattcaacaaataaaaaaattccttattcGACATTTATACCTCGTATAAAACTTCCACAAAGGGTATCAAAACAACcaatagaaaatggaaaattacaGTGTAAAAATAAGCTTTTACAGGAAGATCCAAGAGAATGTTTACataatactttatttgacTATGATGCATATGATGCGCAAGTTTTTCAATTACCTTCAGTTCATACTTCAAG taGTCTGCAACGAGGTACAACAAGAACTAAAAAAACAAGTGTTGCAAGCATGGAAACACATAATAATGCACAAATACTGAAacttctaaaaagaaaaatgtcagatCCTGATATTCATCATCCACCACCTGACATACATTCACCCCCAGCAGCTACAACAAGAAGTGCAGCAATCTCGATACCGCATAGAATGGATGATGTTGCTAGTAGCGAATCTAATGGAGAAGTTAATG AATCAAGAATATCAGTGAAAAGCGATTTAACAGATTCTGAGATATCACCACCATTTAGACCAGTCGTTGGTAGCGCTGGAAGTCCAACAAATACAATATCACAACCAACAAATATCATTAGACCTAGCAGGGCACTGATTAACCCTTTTGATCCATCTCATGTTACAATTAAGCTTACCAGCAACAGACGAAGATGGACACACATTTTTCCTaaag GACCAACAGGTGTGCTTATACAGCAACATCATTATCAAGCAGTGCCAACACAGATGTGTTCACAATCACAGTCTGATACTATTTCTACTATAAGCGGATCCCCTATGGAacataatgaaatttcaaactcAAGTCAATTTCACGATC ATACTAAACATAAATGGCAAAGACTAAATCTGTCGCTATCGAGTGGTGATAAAAGTGGAAATCCGGTATCATCTACAGGAAATAAGTCTTTGACATTGTTATGGGGTGCCACTGGTGAACAAGAGTGGACACCAGCACTCACGACAG CAATCATAG GTGTTGATTGGAAGTCATTGACAATCCCAGCATGTTTGCCCATTACTACAGATTATTTCCCAGACAAAAGAAGTTTGCAAAACGATTATGTTGTATCAGATTACAATCTTCTACCAGATGACGTTAACGCAGATTTCGCTCAACAACGAGCGATATATAAGAAACCTTTAACAACTGTGGAAGTTTTCAAAGAGTTAGTGTCGCAGCGACTAGCGCAA GGTTTCCAATTAATTATCTTACCTACAACTAACAAGACTCAAAGCAATACCCCCGGTAGTAATGCTGTCCCAACAATAAGTTCTGTAATGCGTGGTCGGCAGACAGAATCGGAAcctaaagaatatttattaagtattGGTAGAATTTTTCACAAGATATCTCTGTTTGATAACTGTATAACAGTTACAAGGTATCGACCAAG GCATCCTTATCCTCCATTCAACATTCATTACCTCTATCGATTTCATGCACCACATCATGATACATATGAAGTGTCGTGGGTATCTTTTACAAcagaaaaacttgaaaattacaattggAATTATTTAGACCATTATATTTGTACAAGGGGTCACACTGATTTTGCGTTGGTAGAG gCTCTCAAATACTGGAGATTTCGTGTATTCTTACTACCTTTACACAATTCTGCAAGTCGAAAATTTTCAGAAGGATCAACAAGATGTGACATATATACACCTCTAACCGCAACTGAGCAAGTTTCCCTCATGgatggatttttgcgattcaTCGAGCTGTGGCCAAATAAAATACGACGTCCGAACCCCAACAAAAATtgg AACCCTTCAACTCTAGGTGGTGTTCCCCCGAGAGATCCCGCCTCTCACTTGACCAGACGCAGGCACAGCACGAGCCTGATAGTCCTCACTAACCAG ACCAGTCTAATTGGCAGCTCTCCCTTCAGAGAGCGACTTGGAAGCAATCGTCTACCAGAGAAACCAAGACCAAG GTCAGGTTCCAAAGTTATGGATAGAGGTCGAGTTTCACCAGCTAGCGAAGCTGTGTTACCCCTTTCGCTTGAGCAACAGCAAGATCAATTTGATTCTAACGAGGATAG TACAAATATGGAGTTAACAAAGATAAAAAGTACCACaccaaataatgaaattctagAAGCAATGAAACAGCCACAAAGTGGTGTAGGATTCCTTACACAACATCCATCTCTACCAAGTCAAACATTCGTTAGCGCTGACGCAGTGCAGTGGTTAAACAATCATATCGAAGGAGGAGTAACAGTGGAAGGTGCTATTAACATTATGAAT GGCATGATACAAGACAAATTAATATGCCATGCTTCCAGTGACTTTTCCAAACCATTTATTctaggattttatttataccatGTAGTACAGGATAAAGAAAATCAAAGAG ATTATTTTTCACCCACGGGTGACTTGCAAAGTTTTGAGAACGAATGGGTAGAGGTGGAAATAAAAGCACCGAAGGGTTGGTGTGAGCCCACTTCGCCAggaatttttccaacgatatCTACTCCAATAACTATACCTAGTTGTGATGCTATCGATGAATCAAATGTACCGTCATTTCTTAAAGATGATTTAGACTTAATAGACTCCGTAGACGATAAAGATTGGCGCG TTCCACCATACAAACATACTTATTTAGATagtgatataaataatagaagcgACAGAATCGAATGGGGACATTTAAGGTATCAATCCATATATAAAGTGGACCATTCTTACGAACTTGTAGTGCAATGGGTAGCATCTTCTGGCAGCATAGTTGCTGATCTT ataTTTGTATGGCAACGTAAGGCTCAAATGTGTGGGATTCAGATGGTTCCTATTCCCAGTGATTTATTGGCGCTACCATTCACTTTGAAAAGTGATCCTTTAAGGGGGCCTATTTTTATACCACTAAATACAGAGTGTCTTATGACAAATAAACAACATCTTTTTGAAG aatttcaagaagaaaGCTATATACAACGATTATTTCTCTTTCAAGAAGCAATTGTACAAAGGTTTGGCTTTGTCCCATGTTTAGTAGAAAGTACCGAAAATGATCACCAGTATGTGCATGTGACTGGCAATGCATTTATACTTATTCCTTCTACAACAAATACAAAGTTGCGTCCCCGAATGGCTACTAATATTGTAAGACGAAATACGGGACAAAAAGGATATCCAGTTCACCCCGATCAGCCTAGTCCACATGAAGCTTATATTACGAGACATGTTAGtgggaaaaacaaaaatgattacaGTATAGACAGAAGG ATTGGATTTCTTTGGTCATGGAATCATATGCTTAGTCGAAAATGGAAATCGTCATCTACATTGACCGGtgatgaattatttcaaaaaaagcTCATTCAAGATTTTAGgcatttttgttcaaatgGAGATAATAGACTGAGACAATTCTGGGAATGTTGTTGGGATGTAAAAGAAAAGTCATGTACACGGACAACTTAA
- the LOC128879562 gene encoding GATOR complex protein Iml1 isoform X5 produces MKLYKLIVHQKTFSEEDLIINPKDHPGIKTGDVVEIYHPEVEFSRLLLQVTSFKDDLQGRETISVENNVATMFQLRTFGDVYMNVVNPDDVALNSVELTFKDQYLGRSEMWRLKNSLVNTCVYMNKKIEFCGGSIRCQVYEMWSQGDRVACGVINNDTKVVFRSSTSMVYLFIQMSSEMWDFDIHGDLYFEKAVNGFLADLFQKWKKNSSNHEVTIVLFSRTFYNATSLEEFPNHMRECLQHDYRGRFYEDFYRVVVQNERFEDWSNVLVQLRKLFTDYQKIVLEYHQKPGVTIPKAMNSTAAQGNFLEVLNMSLNVFEKHYLDRSFERTGQLSVVITPGVGVFEVDRELTNVTKQRIIDNGVGSDLVCVGEQPLHAVPLLKFHNKDTSINAPDDYSMPHWINLSFYSTNKKIPYSTFIPRIKLPQRVSKQPIENGKLQCKNKLLQEDPRECLHNTLFDYDAYDAQVFQLPSVHTSSSLQRGTTRTKKTSVASMETHNNAQILKLLKRKMSDPDIHHPPPDIHSPPAATTRSAAISIPHRMDDVASSESNGEVNESRISVKSDLTDSEISPPFRPVVGSAGSPTNTISQPTNIIRPSRALINPFDPSHVTIKLTSNRRRWTHIFPKGPTGVLIQQHHYQAVPTQMCSQSQSDTISTISGSPMEHNEISNSSQFHDHTKHKWQRLNLSLSSGDKSGNPVSSTGNKSLTLLWGATGEQEWTPALTTAIIGVDWKSLTIPACLPITTDYFPDKRSLQNDYVVSDYNLLPDDVNADFAQQRAIYKKPLTTVEVFKELVSQRLAQGFQLIILPTTNKTQSNTPGSNAVPTISSVMRGRQTESEPKEYLLSIGRIFHKISLFDNCITVTRYRPRHPYPPFNIHYLYRFHAPHHDTYEVSWVSFTTEKLENYNWNYLDHYICTRGHTDFALVEALKYWRFRVFLLPLHNSASRKFSEGSTRCDIYTPLTATEQVSLMDGFLRFIELWPNKIRRPNPNKNWERHVVNTAATARTCLDTPRHVPNRSGSKVMDRGRVSPASEAVLPLSLEQQQDQFDSNEDSTNMELTKIKSTTPNNEILEAMKQPQSGVGFLTQHPSLPSQTFVSADAVQWLNNHIEGGVTVEGAINIMNGMIQDKLICHASSDFSKPFILGFYLYHVVQDKENQRDYFSPTGDLQSFENEWVEVEIKAPKGWCEPTSPGIFPTISTPITIPSCDAIDESNVPSFLKDDLDLIDSVDDKDWRVPPYKHTYLDSDINNRSDRIEWGHLRYQSIYKVDHSYELVVQWVASSGSIVADLIFVWQRKAQMCGIQMVPIPSDLLALPFTLKSDPLRGPIFIPLNTECLMTNKQHLFEEFQEESYIQRLFLFQEAIVQRFGFVPCLVESTENDHQYVHVTGNAFILIPSTTNTKLRPRMATNIVRRNTGQKGYPVHPDQPSPHEAYITRHVSGKNKNDYSIDRRIGFLWSWNHMLSRKWKSSSTLTGDELFQKKLIQDFRHFCSNGDNRLRQFWECCWDVKEKSCTRTT; encoded by the exons ATGAAGCTTTATAAGTTGATAGTACATCAAAAAACCTTTAGCGAGGaagatttaataattaatccaaAAGATCATCCAGGTATAAAAACTGGAGATGTTGTTGAAATCTATCATCCAGAAGTTGAATTCAGTCGTCTGTTGTTACAAGTCACATCTTTTAAAGATGATTTACAAGGACGGGAGACAATCAGTGTGGAAAATAATGTAGCAACAATGTTTCAACTAAGAACATTTGGGGACGTTTACATGAATGTTGTAAATCCAGACGATGTTGCTTTAAATTCTGTTGAACTTACTTTTAAAGATCAGTATTTAGGGCGTAGTGAAATGTGGCGCCTAAAAAACAGCTTG GTTAACACTTGTGTATATatgaataagaaaattgaGTTCTGTGGTGGTAGCATAAGGTGTCAAGTGTATGAAATGTGGTCGCAAGGTGATCGTGTTGCTTGTggtgttataaataatgatactAAG GTTGTATTTCGTTCTTCAACAAGTATGGTATACCTTTTCATTCAAATGAGTTCAGAAATGTGGGACTTTGACATTCATGGAGActtgtattttgaaaaagcAGTGAATGGGTTTTTAGctgatttatttcaaaaatggaagaaaaatagcAGCAATCATGAAGTGACGATAGTTCTATTTTCaagaacattttataatgCTACTAGTTTGGAAGAATTCCCAAATCATATGCGTGAATGCTTACAACATGATTATAGGGGAAGATTCTATGAAGATTTCTATAGAGTAGTAGTACAAAATGAAAGATTTGAAGATTGGAGTAATGTATTAGTACAATTACGTAAACTATTTACAGATTATCAAAAGATTGTGTTAGAATATCATCAAAAGCCAGGTGTTACTATACCAAAAGCAATGAATTCAACAGCAGCACAAGGCAATTTTTTAGAAGTCTTAAACATGTCTTTAAATG TGTTTGAGAAACATTACTTAGATCGTAGTTTTGAAAGAACTGGTCAATTATCTGTAGTGATTACACCTGGTGTCGGTGTTTTTGAAGTCGATAGAGAGTTAACAAATGTTACAAAACAAAGAATTATTGATAATGGAGTTGGTAGTGATTTAGTGTGCGTTGGAGAACAACCATTACATGCAGTTCCTTTATTAAAG TTTCATAATAAAGATACATCAATTAATGCACCAGATGACTATAGTATGCCACACTGGATTAATCTCAGcttttattcaacaaataaaaaaattccttattcGACATTTATACCTCGTATAAAACTTCCACAAAGGGTATCAAAACAACcaatagaaaatggaaaattacaGTGTAAAAATAAGCTTTTACAGGAAGATCCAAGAGAATGTTTACataatactttatttgacTATGATGCATATGATGCGCAAGTTTTTCAATTACCTTCAGTTCATACTTCAAG taGTCTGCAACGAGGTACAACAAGAACTAAAAAAACAAGTGTTGCAAGCATGGAAACACATAATAATGCACAAATACTGAAacttctaaaaagaaaaatgtcagatCCTGATATTCATCATCCACCACCTGACATACATTCACCCCCAGCAGCTACAACAAGAAGTGCAGCAATCTCGATACCGCATAGAATGGATGATGTTGCTAGTAGCGAATCTAATGGAGAAGTTAATG AATCAAGAATATCAGTGAAAAGCGATTTAACAGATTCTGAGATATCACCACCATTTAGACCAGTCGTTGGTAGCGCTGGAAGTCCAACAAATACAATATCACAACCAACAAATATCATTAGACCTAGCAGGGCACTGATTAACCCTTTTGATCCATCTCATGTTACAATTAAGCTTACCAGCAACAGACGAAGATGGACACACATTTTTCCTaaag GACCAACAGGTGTGCTTATACAGCAACATCATTATCAAGCAGTGCCAACACAGATGTGTTCACAATCACAGTCTGATACTATTTCTACTATAAGCGGATCCCCTATGGAacataatgaaatttcaaactcAAGTCAATTTCACGATC ATACTAAACATAAATGGCAAAGACTAAATCTGTCGCTATCGAGTGGTGATAAAAGTGGAAATCCGGTATCATCTACAGGAAATAAGTCTTTGACATTGTTATGGGGTGCCACTGGTGAACAAGAGTGGACACCAGCACTCACGACAG CAATCATAG GTGTTGATTGGAAGTCATTGACAATCCCAGCATGTTTGCCCATTACTACAGATTATTTCCCAGACAAAAGAAGTTTGCAAAACGATTATGTTGTATCAGATTACAATCTTCTACCAGATGACGTTAACGCAGATTTCGCTCAACAACGAGCGATATATAAGAAACCTTTAACAACTGTGGAAGTTTTCAAAGAGTTAGTGTCGCAGCGACTAGCGCAA GGTTTCCAATTAATTATCTTACCTACAACTAACAAGACTCAAAGCAATACCCCCGGTAGTAATGCTGTCCCAACAATAAGTTCTGTAATGCGTGGTCGGCAGACAGAATCGGAAcctaaagaatatttattaagtattGGTAGAATTTTTCACAAGATATCTCTGTTTGATAACTGTATAACAGTTACAAGGTATCGACCAAG GCATCCTTATCCTCCATTCAACATTCATTACCTCTATCGATTTCATGCACCACATCATGATACATATGAAGTGTCGTGGGTATCTTTTACAAcagaaaaacttgaaaattacaattggAATTATTTAGACCATTATATTTGTACAAGGGGTCACACTGATTTTGCGTTGGTAGAG gCTCTCAAATACTGGAGATTTCGTGTATTCTTACTACCTTTACACAATTCTGCAAGTCGAAAATTTTCAGAAGGATCAACAAGATGTGACATATATACACCTCTAACCGCAACTGAGCAAGTTTCCCTCATGgatggatttttgcgattcaTCGAGCTGTGGCCAAATAAAATACGACGTCCGAACCCCAACAAAAATtgg GAGAGGCATGTAGTGAATACCGCTGCGACTGCCCGCACGTGCCTCGACACTCCTCGCCACGTGCCAAACAG GTCAGGTTCCAAAGTTATGGATAGAGGTCGAGTTTCACCAGCTAGCGAAGCTGTGTTACCCCTTTCGCTTGAGCAACAGCAAGATCAATTTGATTCTAACGAGGATAG TACAAATATGGAGTTAACAAAGATAAAAAGTACCACaccaaataatgaaattctagAAGCAATGAAACAGCCACAAAGTGGTGTAGGATTCCTTACACAACATCCATCTCTACCAAGTCAAACATTCGTTAGCGCTGACGCAGTGCAGTGGTTAAACAATCATATCGAAGGAGGAGTAACAGTGGAAGGTGCTATTAACATTATGAAT GGCATGATACAAGACAAATTAATATGCCATGCTTCCAGTGACTTTTCCAAACCATTTATTctaggattttatttataccatGTAGTACAGGATAAAGAAAATCAAAGAG ATTATTTTTCACCCACGGGTGACTTGCAAAGTTTTGAGAACGAATGGGTAGAGGTGGAAATAAAAGCACCGAAGGGTTGGTGTGAGCCCACTTCGCCAggaatttttccaacgatatCTACTCCAATAACTATACCTAGTTGTGATGCTATCGATGAATCAAATGTACCGTCATTTCTTAAAGATGATTTAGACTTAATAGACTCCGTAGACGATAAAGATTGGCGCG TTCCACCATACAAACATACTTATTTAGATagtgatataaataatagaagcgACAGAATCGAATGGGGACATTTAAGGTATCAATCCATATATAAAGTGGACCATTCTTACGAACTTGTAGTGCAATGGGTAGCATCTTCTGGCAGCATAGTTGCTGATCTT ataTTTGTATGGCAACGTAAGGCTCAAATGTGTGGGATTCAGATGGTTCCTATTCCCAGTGATTTATTGGCGCTACCATTCACTTTGAAAAGTGATCCTTTAAGGGGGCCTATTTTTATACCACTAAATACAGAGTGTCTTATGACAAATAAACAACATCTTTTTGAAG aatttcaagaagaaaGCTATATACAACGATTATTTCTCTTTCAAGAAGCAATTGTACAAAGGTTTGGCTTTGTCCCATGTTTAGTAGAAAGTACCGAAAATGATCACCAGTATGTGCATGTGACTGGCAATGCATTTATACTTATTCCTTCTACAACAAATACAAAGTTGCGTCCCCGAATGGCTACTAATATTGTAAGACGAAATACGGGACAAAAAGGATATCCAGTTCACCCCGATCAGCCTAGTCCACATGAAGCTTATATTACGAGACATGTTAGtgggaaaaacaaaaatgattacaGTATAGACAGAAGG ATTGGATTTCTTTGGTCATGGAATCATATGCTTAGTCGAAAATGGAAATCGTCATCTACATTGACCGGtgatgaattatttcaaaaaaagcTCATTCAAGATTTTAGgcatttttgttcaaatgGAGATAATAGACTGAGACAATTCTGGGAATGTTGTTGGGATGTAAAAGAAAAGTCATGTACACGGACAACTTAA